One part of the Pseudodesulfovibrio sp. JC047 genome encodes these proteins:
- a CDS encoding histidine kinase has translation MNSRIIPISLAVTTKEQQARFERIIAENPMVRLVEDDADEVGILIYEPSASVAEDMPHVIQAFETGQAEDVFLTGKNTDPDILIQAMQSGIREFIKFPVDEQSFRAAIVRTAMRSSLVEDDSEKGRVVTVLGCKSGMGVTSLAVNVASILNEQDPGRTILVDLRRPGGETPYFLDLKYDYSWGDLIEDISRLDATYLQSVVTEHESGLHVLPGPAGFGSPDAHALYLILEQLRRTYTHVVVDTAYPHDEILPKEVEEADDILIAFQLSLPCLARTSRLMDSIRGQDPDAERRMKLVANRVAKNSSIGFSEASDVLGRNVAWVIPDDSAAALSAINQGKPLVQAYPKSPVTKNIRALVADLVPATKLPHRKLSTRVASLFRRKKKDESVAGASI, from the coding sequence ATGAACAGCAGAATCATACCGATTTCACTGGCGGTTACCACCAAGGAACAGCAGGCGCGTTTCGAGCGGATCATTGCGGAAAATCCCATGGTGCGTTTGGTGGAAGACGATGCCGATGAAGTCGGCATACTCATTTATGAACCGAGTGCCTCCGTGGCGGAAGACATGCCGCACGTCATTCAGGCGTTTGAAACCGGGCAGGCCGAAGACGTTTTCCTGACTGGGAAGAATACCGATCCCGACATTCTCATTCAGGCCATGCAGAGCGGGATTCGTGAATTTATCAAATTCCCGGTGGATGAGCAGAGTTTTCGGGCCGCCATTGTGCGGACGGCCATGCGGTCGAGTCTCGTGGAAGACGACAGTGAAAAAGGCCGGGTCGTGACGGTGCTCGGCTGCAAGTCCGGCATGGGGGTAACTTCTCTGGCCGTGAATGTGGCCTCGATCCTGAATGAACAGGACCCGGGGCGAACCATTCTCGTTGACCTGCGGCGTCCGGGTGGTGAGACTCCCTATTTTCTGGATTTGAAATATGACTATTCCTGGGGGGATCTGATCGAGGATATTTCGCGCCTGGATGCGACCTATCTGCAAAGTGTGGTGACCGAACACGAATCCGGTCTGCATGTCTTGCCCGGACCAGCGGGATTTGGTTCGCCTGACGCACACGCTCTGTATCTCATTTTGGAACAGTTGCGCCGTACCTATACGCATGTGGTCGTGGACACCGCATATCCGCACGATGAAATTCTGCCCAAGGAAGTGGAAGAGGCCGATGACATTCTCATCGCCTTTCAGCTTTCATTACCGTGTCTGGCCCGAACATCCCGGCTTATGGACTCCATCCGTGGGCAGGACCCGGATGCAGAGCGGCGCATGAAGCTGGTGGCCAACCGTGTGGCAAAGAATTCTTCCATTGGATTCAGCGAGGCCTCGGATGTTTTGGGCCGGAACGTTGCCTGGGTGATCCCGGACGACAGTGCGGCGGCCCTGTCTGCCATCAATCAGGGAAAGCCACTGGTGCAGGCCTATCCGAAATCCCCTGTGACAAAAAACATTCGTGCTCTGGTGGCAGATCTGGTCCCGGCGACGAAGCTTCCACACAGAAAATTGTCCACGCGCGTCGCATCCTTGTTCAGAAGAAAAAAGAAGGATGAGTCGGTTGCAGGAGCGTCTATATGA